Genomic segment of Propionispora hippei DSM 15287:
CTAAGACGGATCATATCGGTAAGACGGCTGTTTCTGGCGTATTCGGCCAGATAGACCCCCGCACCAATGGCAACCGGAATTGAAAAGAGCAGGGACAGCACCAAAATATAAAAGGAGTTAAAAAACTGCGCTCCCACACCGCCGCCCACATTAATATCACTCGACCGGCCGGTAATAAAATTCCAGGACAACACGGGAGCTCCTTGATATAAAATGTACAGCAAAAAAACTGCCAGAATGCCCATGATCAGCAGACCTGCTCCCCACATCACTGCCGTCGCCAAATGGTTGATCAAGTAAGACCTCTTAGCGTATGTTCCGTTCATCTCAGCCCACCCTTTCTTTGGCAATCCGGCGAATAACCAGAATCATCCCCAATGACAGTAAAAGCAACACCAACGCCATCAAAAACAGTGAATTACCCCAGGCCGAACCAAACGGCGTGTTGCCCATTTCCACAACAATCTCACTGGGTAAAGTGGCCGTAGGCATAAACAGCGACTTTGCCAATTGCGGCGTATTCCCGATGACCATTTGTACTGCCATCGTCTCACCGATAGCCCGGGCCATGGCTAAGATAACCGAGGTTAAAATACCCGGCAAGGCGGCCGGCACCAGTACCTTCCATAGTGTCTGCCAACGGGTCGCGCCCAGGGCCAGGGAGGCCTCCTCCAGCGTACGGGGCACCGCCCGCAATGCGTCCTCCGAAATGCTGATAATTGTCGGTAATATCATAACCGCCAGAATCACGGCCGCAGCCAACAGACCAAAACCGGAACTGGCATGAAAGGTTTCCCGGATAAAGGGCACCAGGATGGTCAGCCCCACAAAGCCATAAACCACGGAAGGTATGGCCACGTACAGATCAGTGGCGGGCCGCATGAAATTTCTCAGCCGCGCCGGAGCAATCTTGGCCATGAACATGGCTCCCGCCAAACCTAGCGGCGCGCCCAGCACGATTGCCAGCAGCGTGACGAGCACCGACCCGGCAATGAAGCTAAACGCACCATAACTGCCTTCGCTCGGGTCCCATTTTGTTGAAAGGAAAAACTCGCTGGGACTGACTTCCTTAAAGGTGAGCAGCCCCTGCTGCCCGATAAACAGAATGATCGACAAGATAATAACC
This window contains:
- the pstC gene encoding phosphate ABC transporter permease subunit PstC; protein product: MELAENCVTVEDREHKWKLLCDKYVRYLFVASAGLMAVIILSIILFIGQQGLLTFKEVSPSEFFLSTKWDPSEGSYGAFSFIAGSVLVTLLAIVLGAPLGLAGAMFMAKIAPARLRNFMRPATDLYVAIPSVVYGFVGLTILVPFIRETFHASSGFGLLAAAVILAVMILPTIISISEDALRAVPRTLEEASLALGATRWQTLWKVLVPAALPGILTSVILAMARAIGETMAVQMVIGNTPQLAKSLFMPTATLPSEIVVEMGNTPFGSAWGNSLFLMALVLLLLSLGMILVIRRIAKERVG